The Fusobacterium sp. DD2 DNA window CTCTTTTAACGTTATACATTGAAGCTGCTAAAATATCTCCATACTGTTGATACTTTTCGTAGTCCTTTTTTTCTTCCTTCTCTACTGCTAAAACTTTTAAAATCTTCTCATTTTTTTTAATTTTTTTCAATACATTAGCAATTAAACTATTTTTCAATGTATCAAAACTAGCTGAAAGATTTTCATTATCAATATAATAATTCACAAGTTCTTTATAAGTGGCAAAATCCAATATTTCACTATATTTTTCCTTTGGTAAGATATCCAATACAGTTGCTAAAAGTATCTTTTTATTCTTTAGATAAATTTTTGGCTTTATTTCACTTTTCAAAACACTCTCATATTGATTATAAGTCTTAACATTTTGTAAAAATAGTTTTCCTATTCCTTCTACATTTTGTAATAAGCTTCTCTCTTCTATAAACTTATTAAATGTAGCTTCATCTACTTCAAGAGGTGATATTTTCTTTTCTATTATTGGCTGTTCATAAGGAAGACCTGGAAATATTGCTCTAAGTCTATTCTCTTCTAATGAAAATCTTTTTAGCACATCAATTATTATCTCATTTTCATCAGTAAAAATGAAATTAGAATATTTTCCCATAATCTCAAAGAATATCTTAAAGTTTTTTACCTCTCCAAGTTCATTAATCCTTGCAAACTCAAATACAAGTATTCTGTCAAATCCTATCTGCTCAATATCAATAAGCATAGCATTTATAAGATGTTTTCTCATATTTGCAACAAGACCTGAACCATTTTCCAATATAGCTTCCTTTGAAGTAGTTATATAACATATAGGGAAGTTAGGATTACACGAAAAAACAAGTTCACTTCTTCCAAAATATATAGATAAAGAACTCTCTGTATTCTTAGTTATCTTATTTATTTTTCTGTTGATTAAATCTACTTTTAATTCATCTTTTATCTTATTTAGTGAAACTCCATCAATGTAAAACATTTTCCCCTGCCTTTTTTATTCTGCCTTAATTCCAATTAGATTCTTTGCATCTAATACATCTAATACAACAACCTCTTCAGTTGGTGATTTTATAACAAAATTATCTTTTGAACTGCTATCCATTATCTCTACAACACTGAAGTTTTCAATTCCATGCCCTGCAAAGAAGTTTTGAACTATTGGTGTTCCTTTAATCTCTACAATTGAAACTTTATCTCCAACTGCAAAATCAACTATTGTTAATGGTTTAAAATAATCTGTCTTTTCTTTTAAAGCACCTAAAATCAACTCAAATATCTCTATAAAATGACTTAAGTCTTTATCTGCAATGTTTTCTGTGATACTAGACATTATCATTTTGTGGTAGTTATTATGATATACCAGTGCTTTACTTCCCTTTGGTGTAAGAGAAACAAAAACTTTTCTTCTATCTGTATTTGATCTGATTCTAGTTATGAAACCTTTTTCAGTAAGTTTAGAAACCGCTACAGTTGCTGTTCCCATAGTAATTCCTATCTTATCAGATAGTTCATTCATGGTTAAAGATTCTTCTCCGATTGCTTCTATTAAATGAAGTTCTGTGTGAGTTAAACATTTTATTCCTCTTTTTAAAGCCATATCTTCAGTTTTATAAAAAAGTTTGTAAAACTCTTCTAAAATCTCATTAACTTTATTAATGTTCCCCTTCATTTCACCCATGATTAACAACCTCTCTTTAAATTATCAATTCTTTCCTTATAATCTCCTGAAAATACGTAAGAACCAGCAACAAAGATGTTTGCACCTGCCTCAATACACTTTCCTATAGTTTTGTCTGTTATTCCACCGTCAATTTGGATATCAACAGTTGAACTTAATTTTCTAACATCTTTTATCTTTTCTACTGTTGATTCAATAAATTTTTGTCCTCCAAATCCAGGGTTAACACTCATAATCAATACCATATCCAGGTCATCAATTATATATTTTAAAACATCTACAGGTGTTGCAGGATTAAGAGATACTGCTGCTTTTACTCCAAATCCTTTAATTTGTTGAATAACTCTATGAAGATGTGTAGTTGATTCAGCATGAACAGTTATTAAATCTGCACCTGCTTTTACAAAATCCTCAATGTATCTTTCTGGTCTATCTATCATTAGATGTACGTCAAAAACAAGATCCGTTTTATTTCTTACTGCTTTTATTACTGGAGCACCAAAAGTTATATTTGGTACAAAAATACCATCCATTACATCTATATGTACATAATCAGCTCCTGCCTTATCAATTGCTATTATTTCTTCTCCTAATTTGCTGAAATCAGCTGATAATATTGAAGGAGCTATTTTAATTTTACTCATATTTGTTCCACCTTTCATTTTTTAATTTTTCATATACTTTTTTATAAAATTCATATCTACTCTTTTCAAGAGTAGTGTTTTCTACTGCTTCTTTTATTTTACATCCTGGTTCATTAAGATGCTGGCAATCACTAAATTTACAACCCTCTTTTCCTGAAAATTCAGGAAAAAGACCCATTAATTCCCATGAATCTTTAATAACTGGAATTTCAATAGAAGAAAACCCAGGAGTATCAATAATATATCCACCACCTAAAAGAGGTAGCAGATTTGTATCTTTAGTAGTATGTTTTCCTTTTTTTAATTTTTTACTTGTTTCTCCAACTTCAAGGACTTTTTCAACTTGTAACATGTTGATTATGCTCGATTTTCCAACTCCACTAGGTCCACCAAAAGCAGAGATATGGTCTTTTATAAAGTCCTTTAAACTATCAATCCCAATATTTTTCTTTTTAGAAATTAAAAAATATGGAACATCTATTTTTTCCAAAAACTTTAAACTCATTTTCAAATCTTCTAACTCCTCATCAGTTAAAAGATCTATTTTATTTATAACGATTACAGGTTTTATCTTATAATAAAAACTTCTTAAAAGCATTATATTCAATCTTTCAAGATCCATATCAGGATCCTTAGCTGCAAATTGAATTATAAAATAGTCAATATTTGCAACTATTGGTCTTTCCAATAAGTTTTTTCTCTCTTCTATTCCTACAATATAGTTGTCATCAGATATTTCAACTATATCACCTACTACGCAGTTATTCTTACTCTCTTTTCTCTTAAGAATACCACGAAGTTTACATTCATGAACCTCATCCCCAGAGTTAACATAATAAAATCCTTGTATCTTGTTAATTACTCTACCTTTTATTTTTCCAGCCTCCTTAATTATTTATCTATTAACTACAACATCAATTGAAGATCCAGCAGCAGCCTTTTCTCCCGATTGAATATTTGTTTTTACAATTACATCTTTTTCTATTCCTTCAATAGAAGTATACTCAACATTTCCTAAAATAAGAGAATTCTTTAAAAGAATATCTTTACCTTGTTCAACTGACAATCCAATTATGTCTGGAACTCTTACCTGAACTACATTTTCTACACCATTTACTAAAAATGAAATCTTTTCTCCCTTAGTCAAAAGTGTTCCTGTAGCAGGGTCTGTTGCTAATACTTCATTATATTTACCATTATCCTTTACTGTAATTACTTTTCCAATTTTCATACCTTTTTCTTCTGCTAAAACTTTTGCATCAAGATAGTTCATTCCAGTAAGATCTGGCATATCTATAAGAGCACTTCCCTTACTTACCCATACTCTAATATTTCTACCTTTTTTTACAACACTTCCAGCTTCTGGCTCTTGTAAAAAAATCTGTCCAATTGGGTAAGATGAAAACTCCCCACCTATCTTTTTTATTCCTAAATCTGAACCTAATATAACTTTTTCTGCTTCTTCATATGTATATGATTTTAAATCAGGTACCTTATAATATTTTTCATTAAAATATCCTATTTCAAAAGTTTTTAGTCCTAAAAGTACAAGAACTATTAAACCTGCAATAATTCCAGAATAAATCAAAATTATTCTCTTTTTCATTTATAGCCTCCATATAAATCTCTATAATATTGATAATAACATAAGTAACACAAAATATCAATAAATACTTACTAAACTCATAATTAAATATTTTGAAATGGATATATATTTATTTTAAAATATTTTTATATTTTCAAAGTGGTAGAACCATCTACAATTGAATAGCTTTTCATTTTATTGAAAAAATATCTCTTTTTTTATAAAATAACACTTGTTATTTTATAATTCATATGATAAAATTCATCTCAACTATACTTAAAAATCACATTCACATCACATATAAAAATTTGAAAATATTAAGGAGAAAGAATGAAAAGTAAAAAAAATAAAATATTATTTGCATGTATTATGACAGCAATATTAACAAACTGCGGTGGTGGCGGTGGAGGAGGCTCTGCTGTAACAGTTCAACCTAGCAATACCGGAATTATAAAACAACCTAAAGTAATAAATAATGTTCCATCAAAAGAGGATAAGAAAACAGAATCTGGATATAAAATTGTGGCTGTAATGCCAGAAAATAATCCTGTTATTCCAGATAAGCTACCTGCTAATGAAAACAGACCTGTTATAAATGCTCCTGGAATAGGAAACTATATTAATCCTATTAAAAATATTAAAATTAAAGATAAAGAGATTTTTATTATCCCAACAGATGATAAAAAAATAGATGGTAAAGGACAAATAGTTGCTATTATGGATAGTGACTTTCTAACTCATAAAGGAGAACTAAAAAACAAGTTCAAAACTATTGAAATTTTAGATAAGGTTTCCAGAAATCCAAATCCTAATGGAAGTCCTCATGGTGAAAGAGTACTTGAACTTATGACAGAGGATACTAAATTTAATATAGTTGCAGCAACTATTGGAGAAAAACTTCATTCAAAAGTCTTTGTATCACCAAGTACAGAGTTATATAGACAAGTGTTTACAAAATTTGGAGATCAGAAAGTAAAAGTTATCAATCAGTCATGGGGTGTAGATTTTAAAGATCATCTTGGAGCTGATGCAAGAGGAAACAGAAACTATAGAGGTATGTTACTTCCTCTTCAAATAGTCCGTGAGGATGAACACAAACTGCAAGCTGATATGGACGAGATAAACAGACGTGGAGATGAACTTATGGACTTTTACACAGAAGCTGTAAATAACGGTGGACTATTTATATGGGCAAATGGAAACCGTGACAGCAATGACCAGACCCTAAATCAAGCATCTCTTCAACCTAGTTTACCTATGGTAAGAGCTGGACTTGAAAAAGGGTGGCTATCTGTTATAGGTGTAGAGGAAAAAGATCCTGTGAGTATTGCTGAGCCTAATGGAGATTATTATGCATACAAACACTATGCACACCATTTAGCTTATCCTGGATATGCTGCTAGATGGTCAATAGCTGCAAGCGGAGAGGGTCCAGAATCTGGAAAAGGAACTATAGGTTCATCATATGCAGCTCCTAGAGTTGCACGTGCTGCTGCACTTGTAGCAAGTAAGTTTGACTGGATGACGAACTCTCAAGTAAGAGAAACTCTACTTACTACTACAGATAAACCTGAACTTAAATACGATAGATATGGAAATCTTCTAGAAACCACTGAACCAAGAGTTATTGCATTTAATATGTCAGATATTCAAGATCAAAGATATGGATGGGGAATTTTAAATACTAAAAGAGCTTTAAAAGGGCCTGGAGCATTTTTAAGAACTCTTTTAGAAAGAGACCCTGGATATAACTATACTGGTTATACACTTTATTTCCAAGCAAACGTTCCAGAAGGAAAAGAGTCTTTCTTTGAAAATGATATATATGGAGACAGTGCACTTAGAAAGAGTGGTAAAGGACGTCTACACCTTACTGGAAACAACAGTTTCAGTGGAACTACAAAGGTTTCTGAAGGGACTTTAGATATCTATAAAAACCACAGTGCAAATATTGATATTGAAAGAGAGGGAACTCTTGTTTTATATGATGGTTCATTTATAGGTTCTACAGGATATGATGGACATATAATCGGTGCAGATGTAACAAATGATGGTAAACTTATTGTATCTAATAAAGAGATAGATGGAAAAGATGGAATACATGCAACAATTGCTGGAAACTATACAGTTAGTGAAAATGGTATAACTGAGATTGATTTTGATTCATCTCTGGATGTCTTAGGAAAAGCAGACCTATCTCAAAGCACTATAAAGATAACTACTGATAAATACAATGGTGTACCTGAAAAAAGAGAGATTATCAAAGGAAATGTTAAAGATATTGACACTGATAAAATCAAAGTAGATGGAATGAGAAAAGCTGTTGCAACTAAGGAGAATAATGCTCTAGTTGTAGAGATGAGCAGAGAAAATGCTGTAACATATCTAAATAGTGAGTATGCAGTTTCTAAAAACACAGCAGAAAATGTTGAAAAAATATTACAAGAGATAGATAACAGAGTTGCAAGTGAAAAAGCAACTGCTGATGATTTAAATAGAGCTATGGCAATAGTTGAGATGTCACACAGTGAGTTTGAAGATTTAGTAGACAGAATCTCTGGAGAGATATATGCATCTGCACAGGCACTTAGTTTTGCTCAATCACAAAATATCAATAGAAATATTTCAAATCATTTAAGTTCTTTAAATAACTTTAGAAAAAGTGATTATGAATGGCAAGGATGGATGTCAGGTATCCATTCTGATGGGAAGCTGAAAGATGAAGGATATGCAACTGGCAAAACTAAAATGAATGGAACACAGTTTGGAATAGATAAAAAAATTAGCCATAGTGTACAAGCAGGAGTATCTCTTTCTTACTCAGATGCTGAAGCTAAATTTAATAAATATGCTGGTGTTTCAAAAAGTAGCTCATTAGGTGCATCTATCTACAGTAAAAAATATTTAAAAAATGATATCTATGTTTTAGGTCGTGCAGGGATTTCTAAATTTACATCTAAAGTCCAAAGAGAACTTATTGATATTGATGGAGATACTGTAGTTGGAAATATTAAACACAAAGATTATATGTTTTCTGGATATTTAGAAACAGGAAAACACTTTGCAAATTTTACACCTTATATTGGAATCTCACAAGATTATTTAAGAAGAGGAAGTTTCCAAGAAAATAGTGCAGCATGGGGTATTAATGCACCAGAAAAAAATTATCTTTCTACTAATATCCTTTTAGGATTAAGAAGTGAATATAAAATGAATAGTTACACATTCACTGGATATATAACTCACTCAATTAACGTAGGAAACAGATCTTTAAGCTTTGATGGAAAATTTACTGGAACAGATACACCTCAAAACTTTAAAGGGATTGATTTGAATAAAAATATCACATGGACTGGCATTGGTATAAGTAAAGAGATAACTCCACAATTTAATATAAATGCAAATTTAGATGTAAGATTTGAAGGGAAACACAGAGCAGACAGCGTCATAAGTGCAGGTTTAGAGTATAGATTTTAATCACTATAAATTCCTGATTTAATTTTCACTCTCAATATGCTACTATAATATATAAGGTAGAAAAAAGTACAACTTTATTAATTCCAATTTTATTATTTATATATTTATTGCGATTATTACTGGACTGAAGAGGGATTTAACTTCTTTTACAAAAGAATAACTACTTGATAAAATGTGTAATAAGTGATAAAATATAGCGTAATTAATTTTATTAAAATTGACTTTTTAGTTTAATTTTAAAAGGAGGAATAAAAAAGTGGATTATACTATTAAAACGCTTTTAACAAGAGAGACAGTTGAAAAAAGAATAAAAGAGTTAGCTAGTCAGATTGAAAAAGATTACGAAGGAAAAGATTTGCTGGTTTTAGGTCTTTTAAAAGGTTCTATTGTCTTTATGACAGATCTTATAAAAGAAATTAATCTTCCTCTTGTTATCGATTTCATGAGCGTTTCTAGTTATTCTGGAACTACTAGTACAGGAGTTGTCAATATTTCAAAAGATACTGACATAGATGTAAAAGGAAAAGATGTCTTAATCGTTGAAGATATTATTGATACTGGACTTACTTTAAGTAACGTTAAAAAACTTTTAGAAAAAAGAGGAACTAAAAGCTTAAAGATTTGTACTCTTTTAGACAAACCTAGTAGAAGAACTGTAGATATGAAAGGAGATTATGTAGGATTTGAAATCCCTGACGAATTTGTCGTTGGATATGGTCTTGACTATGATCAATTACATAGAAATCTTCCTTATATTGGTATAGTAGTAAAAAAATAATTGGAGGAGAATATGTCCTTTAAACATAAAAAAAAGTTTGGACAAAATTTCTTAACTGACCAAAAAGAAGTTTTGCAAAAGATTATGGAAGTTTCAAATGTCACTTCCAATGACACAGTATTGGAAATAGGCCCAGGTGAAGGAGCTCTTACAGCACTGCTTTTAGATACAGCAAAAAGGGTAGTTGCCATTGAGATAGATACTGACTTAGAAAAAATATTGCGTAAAAAATTTGACAGCAATCCTAAATATACTCTAGTTATGAATGACATTCTGGAAACAGATATTGCTTCATATGTTGATAAGGGTACTAAGGTTGTTGCAAATATACCATATTATATAACATCACCTATTATCAATAAACTAATTGAAAACAAAGATGTTATAGATGAAATATATATTATGGTACAAAAAGAAGTGGCAGAAAGAATATGTGCCAAAAAGGGTAAAGAAAGAAGTGTCTTAACTTTAGCAGTTGAATATTTTGGAAGTGCTGAATATCTTTTCACTATTCCAAAAGAGGCATTTACCCCTGTACCAAAAGTTGATTCTGCTTTTATGTCAATAAAACTTTATAAAGATAACAGATATCAAAAACAGGTAGATGAAAATATCTTTTTTAAATATGTAAAAGCGGCTTTCTTTAGTAAAAGAAAAAATCTTCTTAATAATTTTACAAGTCTTGGTTATTCAAAAGATCAACTTCGTGAAATTTTAGGTGAAGCTGGAATCTCTGAAAGTGAAAGAGCTGAAAACTTGACAATAGAAGATTTTATAAGACTAATATCAATATTTGAAAAGAAATAGAGGCTGGTTCATTCAGCCTCATTTTAACATAAAATGGAGGAAATATGCTTACAAGCTATGAATTTTTAATACAAAGCAGAAAAGAAGATATCGACTTTATAAATAAAATCATTGAGGCTTATGAAGGAATTGGAGTAGTTAGAACAGTTAATTCTGAAAAGGGTATTATAAATATAATATCAACAAATGATTTTAAAGATTATGTAAGAGATATTATAAATGATCTTAACGACAACTATGGTGTTGTAGCTAAAATTACAGAAGAAGGACCATGGAAAGGTTCTTTATACATAAATAAGCACAATTAATTGAGGAGGATTTGTATGGAAAAATTAGAAAAACTTATTAATTATATCATTAACGAGCTTATTGATAATCATTCTGAAACTAGAATAACTTATGATGTAGTTGATGATACTATTATTTTTAAAGTGAGCGTAGCAAAAGGTGAAATGGGAAAAATCATCGGGAAAAATGGACTTACAGCTAATGCAATAAGAGGAGTTATGCAAGCTGCTGGAGTAAAAGATAAACTAAATGTAAATGTTGAATTTATAGACTAGGAGGCTGAATGGAACTTTTAACAATTGGGAAAATTTCTGGAACACATCACTTAAAGGGAGCAGTTAAAATCAATTTTGAAATTGATAATCCTGATATTCTATTAAATGAAAAAGTTATAATTAAAATAAGTGACACAGATCAAAAAATACTTACAATAAAGAGCATCTCTCAACTTGCTGGAAACAAATGGATTGTAGAATTTGAAGAGATTACTAATAAAACAGAAGCTGCAAATCTAAGAAATGGATTTGTTGTAGTAAGAAGAGAATTATTAGGTATTGGAGAAGATGAGTATCTTCTAGTTGACCTTATTGGAATGAATGTAGTTGATATAAATACAGATAAAAGCATTGGTAAAGTTAAGGAATTCTTTGATACAGCTGCACACGATATATTAGTTGTGGATTCTCCTGAAGCTGAAGGAATGATACCTAATATTGATGAATTTGTTAAAAAAATAGATTTTGATAAGAAAACTATCTATGTAGATTTAATCGAAGGATTAATGGAGCCAAAAGGAAAAAAATATCAACAAGATGATGGAATGGATGAAGAATAATGAAAATAAATATTTTCACTCTGTTTCCTGAAATGTTTTCTGGTTTTGTACAAGAAAGCATTATTGGAAGAGCTATAAGCAATAATCTTCTTGAAATCAATATTATTAATATAAGAGATTATTGTTATGATAAACATAAACAAGCTGATGATAAGATATTTGGAGGAGGGGCAGGGATGGTTATGAAACCTGAACCTCTTTTTAGAGCTTTGGAAAATGTAAAAGGAAAAGTTATTTATACAACTCCACAGGGACAAACTTTCAATCAGAACCTGGCTATTGAACTTTCTCACGAAGAGGAGATTAATATTATTGCTGGGCACTATGAAGGAATTGACGAGAGAGTTGTTGAAGAAAAAGTTGATATGGAAATATCCATAGGAGACTTTGTTTTAACTGGTGGAGAACTTCCAGCTATGATTATAGCTGACTGTATTGCAAGACTTATCCCTGGAGTTATAAAGAAAGAATCATATGAAAATGATTCTTTTTTCAGTGGACTTCTAGACTTTCCACCCTATACACGTCCAGCTGAATATAATGGTTTAAAAGTTCCAGAAGTACTTATTTCTGGACATCATAAAAATATAGAAACATGGAAACTTAAGGAGAGTTTAAAAAGAACTCTTTTAAGAAGACCAGATTTATTAAAAAATAGAGAATTTACAAAAGAAGAAAAGAAACTATTATTAGAAATTAAAGAGGAATTAAACTCCCCAAAAAAATAATAGCTTAAACTACTCTATAAATTATTGGAGGTAAACAACATGATATACAAACTAGGAGATTTAGTTCCTAAAATTGGAGAAAATAACTATATCGCTGATAATGCAGTTGTTATTGGTGATGTAGAATTTGGAAAAAGCATATCTGTATGGTTCGGTGCCGTAATTAGAGCAGATATGAGTAAAGTAACAGTTGGAGATGAATCAAACATCCAGGATAATGTAACACTACATGGAGATACTCCATATCCTGTGACTATTGGAAAGAGAGTAACTATTGGACATAACTGTATAATCCACGGTTGTACAATAGGAGACGAATGTGTAATTGGAATGGGAAGCACACTTTTAAACGGAAGCGTTATCCCTAAAAACTGTCTTGTTGCTGCAGGAGCAGTAGTTACTCCTAAGTTACAAGCAAAAGAGGGAGACTTGATTGCTGGAATACCTGCAAAAGTTGTAAGACCTCTAAGTGAAAAAAATAGAGAATATCTAAAATATGCTTATAAAGTTTACTGTGATGACATAGTAAAATATTCTAATAAACTTGTTAAAATTGATAAATAATTAGGAGATAAAAATGAGAAATAAAATATACCTAGGATTAGTTCACTATCCTGTTTATAACAAAAGACATGATGTAGTATGTACATCTGTAACAAACTTTGATATTCATGACATATCTAGAACTTGTAGAACTTATAATGTAAAAGGGTACAGATTAATTGTTCCTATTGACTCTCAAAAAATGCTTACTGACAGAATAGTTAATTACTGGCAAGAGGGAACTGGAGGACAATACAACAAAGATAGAGAAGATGCTTTCTCTATTACAAAAGTTATGGATAGCATTGAGGATACTCTTGCTGAAATAGAAAAAACAGAGGGACAAAAACCTATGATTATTACTACTTCTGCTAGAATTTTCCCTAATACTGCAAGTTATAAAAAAGTATCTGACATGATGTTTGAAGATGATAGACCTTATCTTCTACTATTTGGTACAGGTTGGGGATTAACTGATGAAGTAATGGCTATGTCAGATTATATTCTTGAACCAATTAGAGGAAATACTCAATATAACCATCTTTCTGTAAGAGCTGCTGTTGCTATAATCTTAGATAGATTACTTGGAGAAAGATAATATTTACCTCTTTAAAAAATGGGAGGAAAAATGCAAAAATACAAAATCAGAATAAAACCTGAAGATAGTATCTTTAGAAAAATGGGAATTAGAAACATCACTGTAAGTGAAATTGTTTTCTCTGAACGTAATAAAAAAATACAGTTTATATGTTCGGTTCCTACAGTTAATGACCTTAAAGAATTAGATGTTATTTCAGATTGCATAAAAAAAGCTTTTGGTAAAGAACTTGAAATAGACTTTAAAGTTAATTTTCAAGAAAAAAATATTACTAAAGAGGCTCTCTCTCTAATTGTTGAAAAAGCAATTGAAAACCTTAAATCAAAAAATGCAATTTCAAGGTCTTTTTTATATTTATACAGAGTAAATATTAATTCTCACATTAATATTATTCTAGCTGAACAGGCAGCAATAAATATATTAAAACAATCTCAGATAGATGAAAAATTAGAGGTTATCCTAGAAAAATATGGAATATATAATTTTAAAATTCAATTTATTCTAGGTGATTTTTCAAAAGAGGTTACTGCTATTGAGAAACAGAAACAGCAGGAGATAATCACTCTATCTGAAAAAATAGATAATGAAAATCAGGAAATGGCAAAAATAAATGCTTCAAAACCTAAAGCTCCAGAACCATATACTCCTGGAGCTCAAGGTGGAGGAGGATTCTATAGAAGTAGAGGGGGAGGTTCAAATAATCTTACTAAAGAGATTAAAGGAACTTCTATCTCATTAGAGGAATTCTTCAAACTATATGATAATGATAACTGTATAGTGGAAGGTGAGATTTTTGCTACTGAATCAAGAGATATAAAAAATGAAAGAGTTATTGTAACTCTTCGTATAACTGACAATCACACCTCTATCACAGCAAAATATTTTGCAGAAAAAGGTAAAGAAGTGGATGTTAAAACAGGAGATTTCGTTAAAATTTCTGGAAAAAAACAGCTGGATAGATTTGCTGATAACGAAGAGATTATAATGATTTCTCAAATTAATAAACTGGATGTTAAAAAAGAAGAAAAGAAAGATACAGCAGAAGAAAAGATGATAGAATTACATGCTCACAGTAAGATGAGTGAAATGGTCGGAGTAACTGATATAGCTGACCTTGTAAAAAGAGCTATTGCCTATGGACATAAAGCTATGGCTATAACTGACTATTCTGTTGCACACTCTTTCCCATTTGCATATAAAGCTGCAAAAGGAAAGGATTTTAAAGCTATACTTGGGTGCGAAATGTATATGGTAGATGATAATGCCCAAATGGTAAGAAATCCAAAAGATAAAGATATTAAAGATGAAGATTTTATAGTATTTGACTTGGAAACTATGGGGCTTAACTCTCATGAACATGAAATAATTGAAATTGGTGCTGTAAAACTTCATGGGGACAGTATTGTGGATCGATTCTCACAACTTGTAAATCCTAAAAAACCTATTCCTAAAAAGATTCAGGAACTTACCAACATAACTCAGGATATGGTTGATAATCAGCCATCTATTGAAGAGGTACTTCCTAAATTTATGGAATTCGTAGGAGATGCTACTATGGTAGCTCACAAT harbors:
- the hpt gene encoding hypoxanthine phosphoribosyltransferase, with the translated sequence MDYTIKTLLTRETVEKRIKELASQIEKDYEGKDLLVLGLLKGSIVFMTDLIKEINLPLVIDFMSVSSYSGTTSTGVVNISKDTDIDVKGKDVLIVEDIIDTGLTLSNVKKLLEKRGTKSLKICTLLDKPSRRTVDMKGDYVGFEIPDEFVVGYGLDYDQLHRNLPYIGIVVKK
- a CDS encoding DUF4911 domain-containing protein; translated protein: MLTSYEFLIQSRKEDIDFINKIIEAYEGIGVVRTVNSEKGIINIISTNDFKDYVRDIINDLNDNYGVVAKITEEGPWKGSLYINKHN
- the rimM gene encoding ribosome maturation factor RimM (Essential for efficient processing of 16S rRNA) translates to MELLTIGKISGTHHLKGAVKINFEIDNPDILLNEKVIIKISDTDQKILTIKSISQLAGNKWIVEFEEITNKTEAANLRNGFVVVRRELLGIGEDEYLLVDLIGMNVVDINTDKSIGKVKEFFDTAAHDILVVDSPEAEGMIPNIDEFVKKIDFDKKTIYVDLIEGLMEPKGKKYQQDDGMDEE
- the rsmA gene encoding 16S rRNA (adenine(1518)-N(6)/adenine(1519)-N(6))-dimethyltransferase RsmA, which produces MSFKHKKKFGQNFLTDQKEVLQKIMEVSNVTSNDTVLEIGPGEGALTALLLDTAKRVVAIEIDTDLEKILRKKFDSNPKYTLVMNDILETDIASYVDKGTKVVANIPYYITSPIINKLIENKDVIDEIYIMVQKEVAERICAKKGKERSVLTLAVEYFGSAEYLFTIPKEAFTPVPKVDSAFMSIKLYKDNRYQKQVDENIFFKYVKAAFFSKRKNLLNNFTSLGYSKDQLREILGEAGISESERAENLTIEDFIRLISIFEKK
- the trmD gene encoding tRNA (guanosine(37)-N1)-methyltransferase TrmD, whose amino-acid sequence is MKINIFTLFPEMFSGFVQESIIGRAISNNLLEINIINIRDYCYDKHKQADDKIFGGGAGMVMKPEPLFRALENVKGKVIYTTPQGQTFNQNLAIELSHEEEINIIAGHYEGIDERVVEEKVDMEISIGDFVLTGGELPAMIIADCIARLIPGVIKKESYENDSFFSGLLDFPPYTRPAEYNGLKVPEVLISGHHKNIETWKLKESLKRTLLRRPDLLKNREFTKEEKKLLLEIKEELNSPKK
- a CDS encoding KH domain-containing protein; the encoded protein is MEKLEKLINYIINELIDNHSETRITYDVVDDTIIFKVSVAKGEMGKIIGKNGLTANAIRGVMQAAGVKDKLNVNVEFID
- a CDS encoding autotransporter domain-containing protein, yielding MKSKKNKILFACIMTAILTNCGGGGGGGSAVTVQPSNTGIIKQPKVINNVPSKEDKKTESGYKIVAVMPENNPVIPDKLPANENRPVINAPGIGNYINPIKNIKIKDKEIFIIPTDDKKIDGKGQIVAIMDSDFLTHKGELKNKFKTIEILDKVSRNPNPNGSPHGERVLELMTEDTKFNIVAATIGEKLHSKVFVSPSTELYRQVFTKFGDQKVKVINQSWGVDFKDHLGADARGNRNYRGMLLPLQIVREDEHKLQADMDEINRRGDELMDFYTEAVNNGGLFIWANGNRDSNDQTLNQASLQPSLPMVRAGLEKGWLSVIGVEEKDPVSIAEPNGDYYAYKHYAHHLAYPGYAARWSIAASGEGPESGKGTIGSSYAAPRVARAAALVASKFDWMTNSQVRETLLTTTDKPELKYDRYGNLLETTEPRVIAFNMSDIQDQRYGWGILNTKRALKGPGAFLRTLLERDPGYNYTGYTLYFQANVPEGKESFFENDIYGDSALRKSGKGRLHLTGNNSFSGTTKVSEGTLDIYKNHSANIDIEREGTLVLYDGSFIGSTGYDGHIIGADVTNDGKLIVSNKEIDGKDGIHATIAGNYTVSENGITEIDFDSSLDVLGKADLSQSTIKITTDKYNGVPEKREIIKGNVKDIDTDKIKVDGMRKAVATKENNALVVEMSRENAVTYLNSEYAVSKNTAENVEKILQEIDNRVASEKATADDLNRAMAIVEMSHSEFEDLVDRISGEIYASAQALSFAQSQNINRNISNHLSSLNNFRKSDYEWQGWMSGIHSDGKLKDEGYATGKTKMNGTQFGIDKKISHSVQAGVSLSYSDAEAKFNKYAGVSKSSSLGASIYSKKYLKNDIYVLGRAGISKFTSKVQRELIDIDGDTVVGNIKHKDYMFSGYLETGKHFANFTPYIGISQDYLRRGSFQENSAAWGINAPEKNYLSTNILLGLRSEYKMNSYTFTGYITHSINVGNRSLSFDGKFTGTDTPQNFKGIDLNKNITWTGIGISKEITPQFNINANLDVRFEGKHRADSVISAGLEYRF